The DNA region TGGTGGTGATGAGCAGAAGGCGCCCCCCCGGGCGCAGCACGCGGGCGCATTCGGCCCAGGCGCGGTGCGGCTTGTCCAGGTGCTCGACCACGAAACGCAGGGCGAGTGTCCCGGCCGAGCGGTCGCGGAACGGCAGGGCCTGGATGTCGGCCAGCACGAAAGGCCCGGATTTGTGAGCGGGGGCGGTGAGGTCCACCGCTATCCCATCCGCCAGGGCGGCGTTTTCGCGGATGAAATCCGTGCCGCCCGCGCCCAGGTCGAACCAGAGCCCGGCCCCGGGCAGCACCTCGCTCAGGCGCTGCTCGTAGAGCTCCCAGCGGAACGGCTCTCCGGGAAGGAGTCGGGCAGCGAGAGCGCGCGCCCAGAGCTCGTTGGCCGAACCCGGCGCACCCATCTCAGCCGCTCCAGGCGCCGCGGTGCAGCACCCGTCGCAGGAACGCCCCACAGCGGAACAGGTTGGAGGCGCCCACCAGGGTCAGGCGCTCGTAGGGAACCCCACCGAAGCCGCGCTTGAAATCGGCCAGACGGTCGGCGCCGTCCGGCACCACTCCCAGCTCCACCGCCTCCAGGCCCTCGCTGAACGCCATCACGATCACCCGGTGGTACATGTGGTTGTTCGGCCGGGCCTGGAACAGGTTCTGGTCCGCGCCGTAGTCCCAGAGCCAGAGACGGCGTTTCCAGGTGAGGCAGACACTGAACGCCGCCGGGGTGTCGCCGACCCGCACACTGTAGACCCGCACCAGGTCGCCGCTGCCGGCCAGCGGGCCGGTGGGATCGAGCAACAGACGGTAGAAATCGGCGCTGAGCTGCGGGCCTGGGCTGCTGTGACGGTGCGCGGTCAGGGCAGCCAGGTGCAGTATGTCCGGCGCCTCGGCCGTGGAACTCACCCGCGAGAATACCGCCCCGCGGCGGATGGCCTGCCGGTTCTGGTTACGCACCGAGTCGCTGAGCGAGGCCTCCCACTCATCCAGGTTGCGGCCTGCCACCGGCACCAGCAGGGAGCGCTGCAGAAGGGGGCGGAAACCGCGTTTCTCGAAACAGGCCAGGCCGGCGGGACGGGCCTCGGTGAAAGTCATGGCCAGACGGTGGGGCAGGCGGCAGCCGGCCAGACGGCGGGCCCAGTATTCCACCAGACGGTCGGCGGCGGAGCGGTCGTAGGGGTTCTCCAGCACCAGGCCGGCCGGGGTGCCCCAGGGCAGGCTGTGCGACT from bacterium includes:
- a CDS encoding class I SAM-dependent methyltransferase, coding for MGAPGSANELWARALAARLLPGEPFRWELYEQRLSEVLPGAGLWFDLGAGGTDFIRENAALADGIAVDLTAPAHKSGPFVLADIQALPFRDRSAGTLALRFVVEHLDKPHRAWAECARVLRPGGRLLLITTNRLSPLVALAALVPSSLRRALIARLYRVPREAVLPTHHRWNTPRRVADSPEGFRLERIEYVEALDWSRRWLFRVLLALARLTRKPGLRRFRSNILALYVRQEQPVP
- a CDS encoding GNAT family N-acetyltransferase, whose product is MPLELEEYSVNEIEAERWDGLLDRAGSSSPFLRHAWLRLIAAAWPGWSVRLVLLSEGGHLAGGFPCVDRRDNFSRQSHSLPWGTPAGLVLENPYDRSAADRLVEYWARRLAGCRLPHRLAMTFTEARPAGLACFEKRGFRPLLQRSLLVPVAGRNLDEWEASLSDSVRNQNRQAIRRGAVFSRVSSTAEAPDILHLAALTAHRHSSPGPQLSADFYRLLLDPTGPLAGSGDLVRVYSVRVGDTPAAFSVCLTWKRRLWLWDYGADQNLFQARPNNHMYHRVIVMAFSEGLEAVELGVVPDGADRLADFKRGFGGVPYERLTLVGASNLFRCGAFLRRVLHRGAWSG